The sequence GCTCGGCATCACCGCGTTCCTCGCGCTCGGCGTCATCGTCGGCAGCTATGCCAAGACCCCCGAGGCGGTCGCCGCCGTCGCCAACTGCCTGATGATTCCCATGGCGTTCCTGTCCGGCTCGTTCTTCCCGCTGGACGCCATGCCCGGCTGGATGCAGTCCCTCTCCCGGATCCTGCCCCTGCGCTACCTCAACGACGGGATCTCCGGCGCGCTGACCGGCGACGGCTCCCTGACGGACATCGGCGTCGCCTGCGCCGTCCTCGCCGGATTCGCCCTCGTCCTCGGCGCGGTGGCGCTGAAGACCTTCCGCTGGAGCGACAAGTCATGACGACGGCCACCGCCCCGACCCCGCTGGACGCGGCACGCGCCCGGCTCCAGTCCGCGCTGTCGGCGCGCCACGCGGAGACGCCCGGCGGGGGAGGCCCGCCCGCGCCGTACGTGGTGCCGCTCGGGGCCGCCGACGTCCTCGGCTTCGGCCTCCCGGACCCGTACGCCGCCACCCGGCCCGCCGCCACCGTGCAGCTGACCTCCCGGGCCGTCCTCATCGGCCCCTGGGGCGGCGCACCCGACGCCGCCGTCTGCGGCCAGTGCCTGGCGATGCGCTGGCAGCGGCTGCGGAGCCGGTCGGAGCGGGAGGCCCTGGAAGTGGGGTACGAGCCGCGGGGAGCCGTGGCCTGGCCGGTGCTCACGGACCACGCGGTGGACGCTGTGTGGGCGACGTACCGCGCGGTCCTCACGGACCTTCCCGGCGCCCCGGGGCGGTCCGGCCCCGAGGCCTCCGCCGCTGCCACCGCGACCCCCGCCGACCGGGCGCTTCCCCGGGTCACCCGGGTCGACCTCGTCACCCTCGCCACGGCGACCTTCCCGCTGCTGCCCGAACCCCTGTGCCCCGCCTGCGTCCACGAGGTCCCGGACACGGCGGAGGCTGCCCGTATGACCCTGGCCCCCGCGCCCAAACCGGACCCCGGCACCTACCGCCTGCGCACTCTGGACTCCTATCCGCTGCCGACCGCCGCCCTCGCCAACCCGGTGTGCGGCGCGCTGGGCTCCGACATCTGGATCAACCCCACGTCCACCACCACCGCCCCGGTCGCCGGCACCCACTTCGTCCGCGGCTACGCCGGTCTCAACGACGTCACCTGGAGCGGCCAGGCCAACCGGTACGCCACCAGCCGCACCCTCGCCCACCTGGAGGGCCTGGAGCGGTACGCGGGCACCCACCGCCGACGCGGCACGACCCCGGTCCTCGACAGCTACCGCAACCTCGCCGGCCAGGCCCTGAACCCCGCCGACTGCGGCTTCTACACTCCTCGGACGTACGCCACCGACCCCCTGGTCAGCCCCTTCGCCCCGGACCGGCCGATCCCGTGGGTCTGGGGCCACTCCCTGCGCGACGACGCCCCGATCCTCGTCCCGGCCCGGCTCGCCCACTACAGCGCGGGCGTCGACGCGGACAACTTCGTCTTCGAATGCTCCAACGGCTGTGCCACCGGGGGCAGCCTGGAGGAGGCGATCCTCTTCGGACTCCTCGAACTCGTCGAGCGGGACGCCTTCCTCCTCGCCTGGTACGGCCGGGCACGCCTCACCGAGATCGACCTCACCGGCGCGACAGCCCCCGCCGTCCGACCGATGCTCGACCGGGCGGCCCTGCACGGCTACGACGTACACGCCTTCGACACCCGGATGGACCTCGCGGTCCCCGTCGTCACCGCCCTCGCGGTACGCCGGGACGGCGGCCCCGGCACCCTGTCCTTCAGCGCGGCGGCCGGCTTCGACCCGGCGGACACGGTCGAGGCCGCCCTGTCCGAAGTGCTCACCTACATCCCGCACCTGCCCTACCAGGTGGCCGAACGCCGGGCCGAACTGGAGGAGATGGAGAAGGACTTCACCAAGGTCCGGCACCTCAAGGACCACGCCCAGCTCTACGGACTGCCGTCGATGGCCCGGCACGCCGCCGAGTACCTGGAGCCGGCCGCCGTGCTCCCGGCGGCGGAGGTGTTCGCCGACTGGGAGCCGCTGCGCCCCCGCACCGGCGATCTGCTGGACGACCTGCGGTTGCTGCGGGACGAGTTGACGGGGACGGGGTACGACGTCATCGCCGTCGACCAGACGACGCCGGAGCAGCACCGGATGGGCCTGCACACCGTCTCCACCGTCGTCCCCGGGCTGCTGCCGCTGGACTTCGGCTGGAGCAGGCAGCGGGCTCTGCACCTGCCCCGGCTGCGGACCGCGCCGCGGGCGGCGGGCCGGCGGACCGACGACCTGCCGGAGGCGGAGATCCGGGCCGTCCCGCACCCGTTCCCGTGAGCGGCCCGCGCACCACGTGCGACAGCCCCCTCCGACCGACGGAGGGGGCCGGCGCACGAGCGGGCCGAGCAGTGGTCTCAGGCGCTGCAGGAGGTGGTGCTGGTGGTGCTGGAGCAGGTCGACGTCGAGGAGCACGACGTGGAACCGGCGAGGACGACCTCGGAGGCGTCGGAGTAGTCCGAGATCTCGAAGGTCTCCGACTCCAGCTCCAGGATCTCGTCGGCGAGGGTGGCGAGTTCGGTCTTGGGCGTCATGGCGGTCTCCCTGGTCCCGTGGGGGCCCGGCCGGCCGTTCCGGTCCGGTGCCCGGGTGCAGGACCCATTGCAGGGGCGGCCGCTGTCAGATCGGCCGCGGTTTCGCTGTCACATCGCTGACATCCGGTGGCAGGGCGACGGCGTGGCACGTGACAGCCGTACGGAACAGGCTCGTTGAGCAGAGATGAGGTGCGCGGTGGTCACAGCGGCGAGAGCGGCGGAGAACGCGGACGACGGCAGGCACGGGGACGGGCGCGCGGGGAGCGGAACGGCGTCGGGCGACGCGCACACGGCGGGTGGGACGGAGGCGGCGGGGACCCCGGGCAGCGCGGCCCCCGCGTCCGGGCCCCTGCCGCGCCCCCTGCTCCGCTCCGCCGTCGAGCTCTACCTCGACCTGCACGCCCACCCCGAACTCTCCGGCCACGAGCACCGCACCGCCGACCGCCTCGCCGCCCGGCTCGCGGACCACGGCTGTACGGTCACCCGTTCCGTGGGCGGCGGCCACGGACTCGTCGGGGTCCTGCGCAACGGCCCCGGACCCACCGTGCTGCTGCGCACCGAGTTGGACGCGCTGCCCGTCACCGAGGCCACCGGACTCCCGTACGCCAGCACCGTGCCCGGCGCCATGCACGCCTGCGGCCACGACCTGCACATCGCGGCGGTCACCGGCGCGGTCGCCCTCCTCGCCGCCTCCCGGGACGCCTGGCGGGGCACGGTCCTCGTCGTCGGCCAGCCCGAGGAGGAGACGCTGAGCGGGGCCCGGTCCCTGCTGGAGGACGGCAGGCTGTACGAGCGGTTCGGCGTCCCCGACGCGGTCCTGGCCCAGCACGCCGCCCCGCTCCCCGCCGGGACCCTCGCCCACGCCCCGGCCGGCGGGCCGCCCCTGATGGCGGGCAGCATCGCCGTCGAGGCGGTCCTGCACGGGCGGGGAGGCCACGCGGCCACCCCGCACCTCAACCTCGACCCGGTCCTGATGGCCGCCGCCACCGTGCTGCGGCTGCGCACCGTGGTCGCCGAGGAGACCGCGCCCGCCGAGCAGGCCGTGCTCACCGTCGGCTCGGTGCGGGCGGGCGATCGCGGCAACATCACCCCGGACCACGCCGAACTCTCGCTCACCATCCGGGCGTTCACGGAACCGGCGCTCGACCGGTTGGTGGCCGCCGCCGAACGGGCCGTCCGGGCCGAGGCCGACGCGTCCGGAGCCCCGCGCGTCCCCGGGTTCACCGTCACCGCCCGCTCGCCCGCCCTGCGCCCCGACCCGGCGCTCACGGCCCGGGTACGCCGGGCCCACGAGGCGCTCCTCGGCCCCGGCCGGGTGCTGGACCTCGCCGGGTCGGCGGCCACCGAGGACTTCCCGCACTTCGCGGCGGGCGGCGTCCCGGCCGCGTACTGGATGCTCGGGACCACCGGGGCCGGCCCCTGGCGGGCGGCCCGCGCCGGGGGCGACCCCGTACCGCCCAACCACGCACCCGGCTTCGCCCCCGACGTCAGGGCCGCCCTGCCCGTCGGCATCACGGCCCTGGCGGCGGCGGCCCGGCAGGTGCTGGCCCCGGGGCCCGCCGGCGACCGGAGACCGGGCCGCGGTCCGGGCCCGGAGACGGATCGGGGGACGGGTCGTGTGCCGGGCCAGGAGGCGGACTGCGGGACGGGCCGTGCGCCGGGCCAGGGCACGGACCCGGGGCCCGGCCGAAGGACGGCGCCATGACGGCCCGCCGGACCGCCCGGACCGCCCCGGCCGGGGTCGCCCGCATCGTCGTCGTACGCCGCGACCGCGCGGCCCCCACCGGGTGGACCACCGTCGTGCGGCTGCTGGGACTGCTCCCGGGGCACTGGGCCTGCCACCCCGAGGTGGGGCAGGACCGGGTGGTGCTGCGGTTCGAGCTGACCGGGGCGGCGGACGCGTCGGCGGTGCGGCGGGCGGTGTCCCGCGTCCTGGCCGACACGGCCCTGTGCGGCTGGGCGGAGGAGCCGGGGGCGTAGGGGGCCGTCCGCCGGTCAGATGCCGGCCCACGGGTCCCGGGAGCCGTCCGCCGGTCAGGTGCCGGCCCACGGGTCCCGGGAGCCGTCCGCCGGTCAGGTGCCGGGCCGCGGTCCCGGGACCGCCCGCCGGTCAGATCCAGCCGCGTTCGCGGGCCAGCAGCGCGGCCTGCGCCCGGCTCGCCGCGCCGAGCGTCTGCAGCAGGTCGGCGACATGGCGCCGGTAGGTCCGCACCGACACCCCCAGCTCCCGCGCGCCCGCCTCGTCCTTGCCCACCGTGCACATCGACACGAGCACGCGGCGCTCGATGCCGGAAGGGCGGGGGGCGGCCGCGTCCTCACCGCTCTCCGCGTCGCCGACGGCCCGCGACAGGTCGTCGGCCTGGTCCCAGATCCGTTCGAACAGGGAGATGATGTTGGAGACCAGCCCGCTGCGGTGGGCCAGGAGCGCGCCCCGCGCGGTGTCGCGCGGGTCCAGCGGGACGAGCGCCGCCCGGCGGTCGTAGACGAGCAGCCGCTCCGTGGTGTCCGGCGTCACCCGGATCGCCGCCCCGTGCTCGGCCAGCTCCCGCAGATAGGCGGCGGTCGGCGGATCCTTCAGCGCCGTGCTGGAGACGACGTTGCGGATCCGCACCCCGCGCCGCAGGCAGCGCAGGTCCAGCGGGCGGGAGCGGGCGATGTTCTCCGCAGACAGCCGGGCGTACGGTTCCACGGACAGGATCTCGTCCCGGGCGAAGAACGCGAGATCGTCGATCCGGTTGCGGATCTGGGCGAGCCCCTCCAACTGCTCGATGCCCTGCGGGTGGGGTGTGCGGGCCCCCTGCTCCGCGCGTAGACCGTCAATGACGTGCCGCGACCGGGTGACGCGCTGCAGCTCCCGGTGGAGCGCGGCCAGCCGTACGTCCACCAGCCGGGCCAGTGCCACCTCGGGGTCCGCCGGGAAGATCCGCCGCTCCGCGTCCTCGGTGTGCAGCAGCCCCATCTCCTGGAGCCGGGTGATCCGGGCCCGGGTCTCGCCGGGCCGGGAGTGCAGCAGGAGGTGGAGGTCGTCGGTGCGGGTTCCGGGGTTGCGGAGGAAGTGCCGGTAGATCTCCTCCTCGGCCTCCGGGACCCCGAAGACAGACATCTCGTTCTCGCCCACGTACGCCCCCGATGTCTGAATTCCGTGGGGCCGCGCACCGAGGGGATCGCCCCGTGCCGCCCGCCCCGGCCGCTGCCCGTTCCGCCCGTGCCCGGTACTGCCTGTGTGACGCTCTCGGAACACCTTGCCGTGAAGGGTCGGGCACAGACTAGACGCTGCGCTCACTCCTGTGAGGGGCCCCGGCACAACTGTGTGCGATACGGAGATGAACGGTGCGCGACCGTCGACGAGCGGCGGAGGGTCGTCGATGAGCGGCGGGCCCGGCAGCGCGGGCGGCCGGGGCGTCCTGGCCGGTTGCGGGCGCGGCTGTCACCCCCGGGTCGTAACCTGGAGACCCCCGGTGCGTCCCACGTGTCGGGCCCTTCGCGTTGTCCGGGCAGCAGCCGGCTGCCGGCAGCGTCCGAACCACCGCTGATCTGACCCCGGACGGAAACTTCATGAGCCTGCACGGTCTGCTGGATGTCGTCGTTACGGACCCGGCGCTCGCCGAGGCGGTGAAGGCCGCCGGAGACGGGCACCGGGCCCACGTCGACCTGGTGGGCCCGCCCGGCGCGCGCCCGTTCGCCGTGGCCGCGCTGGCCCGGCGGACCGGCCGGACCGTCCTGGCCGTCACCGCCACGGGCCGCGAGGCCGAGGACCTGGCCGCGGCCCTGCGTACGCTGCTGCCGCCGGACACGGTCGCGGAGTACCCCTCCTGGGAGACCCTGCCGCACGAGCGGCTCTCGCCCCGCTCGGACACCGTGGGCCGCCGCCTCGCCGTGCTGCGCCGCCTGGCGCACCCCCGCGAGGACGCCCCGGAGACCGGCCCGGTCTCGGTCGTCGTCGCCCCGATCCGCTCCGTGCTCCAGCCGCAGGTCAAGGGGCTCGGCGACCTGGAGCCGGTGAGCCTGGCGAGCGGGCAGAGCGCGGACCTGGGGGAGGTGGTGGACGCGCTGGCGGCCGCCGCGTACTCCCGGGTGGAACTGGTCGAGAAGCGCGGTGAGTTCGCCGTACGCGGCGGGATCCTGGACGTCTTCCCGCCGACCGAGGAACACCCCCTGCGGGTGGAGTTCTGGGGCGACGAGGTCGAGGAGATCCGCTACTTCAAGATCGCCGACCAGCGGTCGCTGGAGGTCGCCGCGCACGGGCTGTGGGCCCCGCCCTGCCGCGAGCTGCTGCTGACCGACCAGGTGCGGGAGCGGGCGGCGGCCCTCGCCGAGGCCCATCCGGAGCTGGGCGAACTGCTCGGCAGGATCGCGGAGGGCATCGCGGTCGAGGGCATGGAGTCCCTCGCCCCGGTCCTCGTCGACGACATGGAACTGCTGCTCGACGTGCTGCCGAAGGACGCGATGGCGATCGTCTGCGACCCGGAGCGGGTGCGGACGCGGGCGGCCGACCTGGTCGCCACCAGCCAGGAGTTCCTCCAGGCGTCGTGGGCGGCGAGCGCGGGCGGCGGCGAGGCCCCGATCGACGTGGGCGCGGCCTCGCTGTGGGGCATCGCGGACGTCCGGGACCGGGCGCGCGAGCTGGGCATGATGTGGTGGACGGTCTCCCCGTTCGCGGCCGACGCCGCCGACCACGACGACGACACCCTCCAGCTCTCCATGCACGCCCCCGAGGCGTACCGGGGGGACACCGCCCGGGCGCTCGCCGACACCAAGGGCTGGCTGGCCGACGGCTGGCGCACGGTGTACGTCACGGAGGGCCAGGGGCTCGCCTCCCGTACGGTCGAGGTGCTGAGCGGCGAGGGCATCGCCGCCCGCCTCGACGCGGACCTCACCGAGATCGCCCCGTCCCTGGTGCACGTCTCCTGCGGGGCCATCGAGCAGGGGTTCGTCGACCCGGCGCTGAAGCTGGCGGTGCTCACCGAGACCGACCTGACCGGCCAGCGCACGGCCACCAAGGACCTCGGCCGGATGCCGGCCCGCCGCCGGAAGACGATCGACCCGCTGACGCTGGAGGTCGGCGACTACATCGTCCACGAACAGCACGGCGTCGGCCGGTACGTGGAGATGGTGCAGCGCACGGTCCAGGGCGCGACCCGCGAGTACCTCCTCGTCGAGTACGCCCCGGCCAAGCGCGGCCAGCCCGGCGACCGCCTCTACATCCCGACGGACCAGCTGGAGCAGGTCACCAAGTACGTCGGCGGCGAGGCCCCGACGCTGCACCGGCTGGGCGGCGCGGACTGGACGAAGACGAAGCAGCGGGCGAAGAAGGCGGTCAAGGAGATCGCCGCCGACCTGATCAAGCTGTACAGCGCGCGCATGGCGGCCCCCGGCCACTCCTTCGGCGCGGACACCCCCTGGCAGCGGGAGCTGGAGGACGCCTTCCCGTACGCGGAGACGCCCGACCAGCTGTCCACGATCGCCGAGGTCAAGGAGGACATGGAGAAGACGGTCCCCATGGACCGGCTGATCTGCGGCGACGTCGGCTACGGCAAGACGGAGATCGCGGTCCGGGCGGCGTTCAAGGCGGTCCAGGACGGCAAGCAGGTGGCGGTCCTGGTCCCCACGACCCTCCTGGTCCAGCAGCACTACGGCACGTTCACCGAGCGGTACTCCCAGTTCCCGGTCAACGTCCGGGCCCTGAGCCGCTTCCAGTCGGAATCGGAGTCGAAGGCCACCCTGGAAGGCCTGAAGGACGGCTCGGTCGACCTGGTCATCGGCACGCACCGCCTGTTCTCCTCCGAGACGAAGTTCAAGGACCTCGGCCTGGTCATCGTGGACGAGGAGCAGCGGTTCGGCGTCGAGCACAAGGAGCAGCTGAAGAAGCTCCGAGCCAACGTCGACGTGCTCACGATGTCCGCGACCCCCATCCCCCGTACGCTCGAAATGGCGGTCACCGGCATCCGCGAGATGTCCACGATCACCACCCCGCCGG is a genomic window of Streptomyces sp. YPW6 containing:
- a CDS encoding TOMM precursor leader peptide-binding protein; this translates as MTTATAPTPLDAARARLQSALSARHAETPGGGGPPAPYVVPLGAADVLGFGLPDPYAATRPAATVQLTSRAVLIGPWGGAPDAAVCGQCLAMRWQRLRSRSEREALEVGYEPRGAVAWPVLTDHAVDAVWATYRAVLTDLPGAPGRSGPEASAAATATPADRALPRVTRVDLVTLATATFPLLPEPLCPACVHEVPDTAEAARMTLAPAPKPDPGTYRLRTLDSYPLPTAALANPVCGALGSDIWINPTSTTTAPVAGTHFVRGYAGLNDVTWSGQANRYATSRTLAHLEGLERYAGTHRRRGTTPVLDSYRNLAGQALNPADCGFYTPRTYATDPLVSPFAPDRPIPWVWGHSLRDDAPILVPARLAHYSAGVDADNFVFECSNGCATGGSLEEAILFGLLELVERDAFLLAWYGRARLTEIDLTGATAPAVRPMLDRAALHGYDVHAFDTRMDLAVPVVTALAVRRDGGPGTLSFSAAAGFDPADTVEAALSEVLTYIPHLPYQVAERRAELEEMEKDFTKVRHLKDHAQLYGLPSMARHAAEYLEPAAVLPAAEVFADWEPLRPRTGDLLDDLRLLRDELTGTGYDVIAVDQTTPEQHRMGLHTVSTVVPGLLPLDFGWSRQRALHLPRLRTAPRAAGRRTDDLPEAEIRAVPHPFP
- a CDS encoding thiazolylpeptide-type bacteriocin; this translates as MTPKTELATLADEILELESETFEISDYSDASEVVLAGSTSCSSTSTCSSTTSTTSCSA
- a CDS encoding amidohydrolase; protein product: MRCAVVTAARAAENADDGRHGDGRAGSGTASGDAHTAGGTEAAGTPGSAAPASGPLPRPLLRSAVELYLDLHAHPELSGHEHRTADRLAARLADHGCTVTRSVGGGHGLVGVLRNGPGPTVLLRTELDALPVTEATGLPYASTVPGAMHACGHDLHIAAVTGAVALLAASRDAWRGTVLVVGQPEEETLSGARSLLEDGRLYERFGVPDAVLAQHAAPLPAGTLAHAPAGGPPLMAGSIAVEAVLHGRGGHAATPHLNLDPVLMAAATVLRLRTVVAEETAPAEQAVLTVGSVRAGDRGNITPDHAELSLTIRAFTEPALDRLVAAAERAVRAEADASGAPRVPGFTVTARSPALRPDPALTARVRRAHEALLGPGRVLDLAGSAATEDFPHFAAGGVPAAYWMLGTTGAGPWRAARAGGDPVPPNHAPGFAPDVRAALPVGITALAAAARQVLAPGPAGDRRPGRGPGPETDRGTGRVPGQEADCGTGRAPGQGTDPGPGRRTAP
- a CDS encoding helix-turn-helix transcriptional regulator, whose amino-acid sequence is MGENEMSVFGVPEAEEEIYRHFLRNPGTRTDDLHLLLHSRPGETRARITRLQEMGLLHTEDAERRIFPADPEVALARLVDVRLAALHRELQRVTRSRHVIDGLRAEQGARTPHPQGIEQLEGLAQIRNRIDDLAFFARDEILSVEPYARLSAENIARSRPLDLRCLRRGVRIRNVVSSTALKDPPTAAYLRELAEHGAAIRVTPDTTERLLVYDRRAALVPLDPRDTARGALLAHRSGLVSNIISLFERIWDQADDLSRAVGDAESGEDAAAPRPSGIERRVLVSMCTVGKDEAGARELGVSVRTYRRHVADLLQTLGAASRAQAALLARERGWI
- the mfd gene encoding transcription-repair coupling factor, whose amino-acid sequence is MSLHGLLDVVVTDPALAEAVKAAGDGHRAHVDLVGPPGARPFAVAALARRTGRTVLAVTATGREAEDLAAALRTLLPPDTVAEYPSWETLPHERLSPRSDTVGRRLAVLRRLAHPREDAPETGPVSVVVAPIRSVLQPQVKGLGDLEPVSLASGQSADLGEVVDALAAAAYSRVELVEKRGEFAVRGGILDVFPPTEEHPLRVEFWGDEVEEIRYFKIADQRSLEVAAHGLWAPPCRELLLTDQVRERAAALAEAHPELGELLGRIAEGIAVEGMESLAPVLVDDMELLLDVLPKDAMAIVCDPERVRTRAADLVATSQEFLQASWAASAGGGEAPIDVGAASLWGIADVRDRARELGMMWWTVSPFAADAADHDDDTLQLSMHAPEAYRGDTARALADTKGWLADGWRTVYVTEGQGLASRTVEVLSGEGIAARLDADLTEIAPSLVHVSCGAIEQGFVDPALKLAVLTETDLTGQRTATKDLGRMPARRRKTIDPLTLEVGDYIVHEQHGVGRYVEMVQRTVQGATREYLLVEYAPAKRGQPGDRLYIPTDQLEQVTKYVGGEAPTLHRLGGADWTKTKQRAKKAVKEIAADLIKLYSARMAAPGHSFGADTPWQRELEDAFPYAETPDQLSTIAEVKEDMEKTVPMDRLICGDVGYGKTEIAVRAAFKAVQDGKQVAVLVPTTLLVQQHYGTFTERYSQFPVNVRALSRFQSESESKATLEGLKDGSVDLVIGTHRLFSSETKFKDLGLVIVDEEQRFGVEHKEQLKKLRANVDVLTMSATPIPRTLEMAVTGIREMSTITTPPEERHPVLTFVGPYEEKQIGAAIRRELLREGQVFYIHNRVESIDRAAARLREIVPEARIATAHGQMSEQALEQVVVDFWEKKFDVLVSTTIVESGIDISNANTLIVERGDNFGLSQLHQLRGRVGRGRDRGYAYFLYPPEKPLTETAHERLATIAQHTEMGAGMYVAMKDLEIRGAGNLLGGEQSGHIAGVGFDLYVRMVGEAVADYRAQMEGGVEEEPPLEVKIELPVDAHVPHDYAPGERLRLQAYRAIASASSEDDIRAVREELTDRYGPLPEPVENLLLVAGLRMLSRACGVGEIVLQGSNIRFAPVELRESQELRLKRLHPKTVIKPAAHQILVPRPTTGKIGGKPVIGRELLAWTGEFLTTILGS